A DNA window from Enterobacter asburiae contains the following coding sequences:
- the metJ gene encoding met regulon transcriptional regulator MetJ, with product MAEWSGEYISPYAEHGKKSEQVKKITVSIPLKVLKILTDERTRRQVNNLRHATNSELLCEAFLHAFTGQPLPNDEDLRKERSDEIPEEAKVIMRELGIDPETWEY from the coding sequence ATGGCTGAATGGAGCGGCGAATATATCAGCCCATACGCTGAGCACGGTAAGAAGAGTGAGCAAGTAAAGAAAATTACGGTTTCCATTCCTCTGAAGGTGTTGAAGATCCTCACCGATGAACGTACGCGTCGTCAGGTGAACAACCTGCGCCACGCGACCAACAGCGAACTGCTGTGCGAAGCGTTTCTGCATGCGTTTACCGGTCAACCGTTGCCGAACGATGAAGATCTGCGCAAAGAGCGCAGTGATGAAATCCCGGAAGAGGCGAAGGTGATCATGCGTGAACTGGGTATTGACCCGGAGACGTGGGAATACTGA